The genomic window AGCCACTTCATACCAAATGCTTTTGCCCAGGATCTTCTGGCTATCAAAACCGTGTTGGGTTTATCTGTGGGACTGGTGGGCACCTTGCTTGTGATTGGCTCCACGGTGTTGGTCATCATCCATGTTGTTGGATAAGGTGTTGTGCTAGGCCATACTGTGGCTTTAATGGTTTCTTGTGCAGATGATGTTGAGGTTGGTAACATAGTGGTTGCATGTGTAGTTGGCGTTGAGGTTGGTAACATGGTGGTTGCTTGTGTAGTTGGCGTTGAGGTTGGTAACATGGTGGTTGCTTGTGTTGTTCGCATTGAGGCTCCTAACATGGTGGTTGCTTTTGTAGTTGGCATTGAGGTTGGTAATATGGTGGTTGCCGGTGTAGTTGGCGTTGAAGTTGGTAACATGGTGGTTGCTTGTTTAGTTGGCGTTGAGCTTTGTAACATTGTGGTTGCCTGTGTAGTTGGCGTTGAAGTTGGTAACATGGTGGTTGCTTGTGTAGTTTGTGTTGAGGTTCGTAACATGGTGATTGCCTGTGTAGTTGGCATTGAGGTTGGTAACATGGTGGTTGCCCGTGTAGTTGGCAGTAAGGTTGGTAACATGGTGGTTGCCTGTGTAGCTGGAATTAAGGTTCCAATTATCGAGACAGTGGTCGGAGGCCACTGTGTCAATACTGTGGTGGTGATCATCTCAGTATGTGCAGGCACCTTAGTATATACAGGAATGGCGTCTCCATCCCCTTTCCTCCGATCACAATAGTCCATGCTAAAATCGATCAGTGGGGTCCTATCACGGCAGATCACACTTCTCTGATTTTTGGTTGGACCTTCTTTAGAGATTTCATAGACTctgtcctcatcctcctccaacCAATTCTTAAAGTACTTAAGAGCGCAGTTACAGTTCCAGGAATTGTTCTCCAGATAGACGTAAGTCAATTCCAGCTCACCAAAGAAGTTATCCGGAATCTCTGTGAGCCAATTTCCCGATAGGTAAAGTATTTCTAGGTCACCAGTTTGACTAAGAAGATGATCAGGAAGAGACCGCAACTCATTATACGACAAATCCAGATGTTTCAGCGAATGTAAATCCTCAAATACCTGAGAAAAAGAAGAAACGTAAAAAACATGGTTATAGTCTTGCATATAGAaggcagttatattcctgtatataggagcagtattatagtagttgtattcttgtatataggagcagtattatagtagttatattcctgtatatagggggcagtattatagtagttatgttcttgtatataggagcagtattatagtagttatattcctgtatataggagcagtattatagtagttatattcctgtatataggagcagtattatcttagttatattcttgtatataggagcagtattatagtagttatattcttgtatataggagcagtattatagtagttatatttctgtatatagggggcagtattatagtagttatattcttgtatataggagcagtattatagtagttatattcttgtatataggagcagtattatagtagttatattcttgtatataggagcagtattatagtagttatattcttgtatataggagcagtattatagtatatttctgtatataggagcagtattatagtagttatatttctgtatatagggggcagtattatagtagttatattcctgtatatagggggcagtattatagtagttatattcttgtatataggagcagtattatagtagttatattcttgtatataggagcagtattatagtatatttctgtatataggaacagtattatagtagctatattcttgcaCATAGTGGACAGTGGAGAAATATGTGTGATGTTACCTCGTCATCCAGTATGGCAATAGAGTTGTGTTGGAGCTCCAGCCTGGTCAGTTTCTTCAGTCCCTTGAAGGCGTCTTGTGGTATGGTGGTGATTTGGTTATGGGAGAGTTGCAGTATAATGAGTCCCGATAGCTGTGAGACCTGTGGTAGTTTCTGCAGCGTATTATTGGCCAGGTTGAGTTCTTCTATCATTAGGGGTATGTCAATGTCAAAACTGCTCATCCCATTGTTTGTGGCTTCCAGCTCTGTCAACTGTTTGAACGCCTTGAAGGAGGAGGCAGAGAGCGACTTGAAGTTGTTGAAGGAGAGGATGAGGATGGCAGTGCTGACAGGAATGTCTGCTAGCGGGAGGGTGGACAGGCCAAGATTTATACAGGACGTTTCTTCCTTCCCTTTTATAAGATTCTTCTCTGTGGAACAAGAAGATTGAGAGAAGACCCTGCTGACCACCATGAGACTGATGAGGCCGCAGTGAAGGAGGAAGCTCCTCATCATGAACCTTGGGGAAGAGGAAGATAAACGGAGAAGAACACGTCGTCAATCAGACCTGATTgtgttatattatacagcagttacATCACAGGTCTCCAGATATATCGTATAATACAGACGAcaatgacatcaccgctctccagatatacaGATGACACGTGTGACATCATCAGTTTCCAGATATGTTATAtccagagatgagcgagtactaaaatacttAAATGTTCATTACACGAGTCAAGTATTTTCTGATGCTCAAATGCTCAAttccattcaagtcaatgggagtCTCGAGCAtttcaggggcctcctattcggcagaggggatggtgtctggtgcacctgaggacctcagaaagtgatggaaacagcaTGGAAATGGAACtagcacagcagggggagcagcatggatgcattaaccccttcccctccGGGCTAatttcatttttgtattttctttatattcctccacgtgtttaaaaggccatagcagttgcattttttcacctacagacccacgagtccttattttttgcatcactaattgtactttgcaatggcagacttaatttttacaTAGAGTACACTGCGTAACTAGAAAAATATTATATGCGcagtaaaagttaaaaataaaacgcaatattttttatttggggggggggtgtagtgtttacgccattcgccctatggtaaaactaacttgttatctatgtttgtcaagtcggtatgattacaatgataggcaatttgtatgacttttattttatttgacggtttttaaaaaattaaaaccttttaaaaataaataaatgtttcttaaaatcgctctattcccattcttataatacttttattttttggtctatggggctgtgtgaggtgtcaattaTTGCGAGATCTATACTTTCTATACTTTATtttacttgcgtatatgcgacttttatatgcaatcacttttttttttacaatttttctggatttgatgcaacgaTTTTTTATGCCGTTTTtctgtgcgagatcagaaatggtatcatttaatagttcgggcgattactcaCGCTGTGATACcaatatgtttattgtttttatttatttttatttatgaaatgggattcaaacttttattagggaaggggattgtttattaataaaaaccttagtttttttttgtttttttacatacacattaattagaagcccccctgggggacttctaatacaagtAAACTGATATCTCATATAGATCATTGAGTATATTTAGTAGAGCACTGATCTATTAGATCAGTGCgctattattctggtctgcagctGCCCAGATCTACAGGTTGCCGAGTCGATATCAGCGTCATTTGGCCAGTGCAATGTCTCCCCTCTCCTCGATCGCATCACAGGggcggtaaggggggggggtatggctataaaggacatttaaatgtagctgtcatgtttgactggTGCATTTAACTGTTGTAATTAGCGGGTGTGGCGATCGGGTGTACCCGCTAATAGACGCAGTCCCGGGCTGCAACCCCTCTATGAACCTCCCCACCCGCCATAGCACGTACCGGTACTTCcttctgcaggaaggggttaaaggacaactccgctgttttttttttctccaggcaattaaaacacattacaaagttatataactttataatgtgctttaattacccTTCCGCCCCCGTTCCCTATCAACTTCCTTACAAGGACTGTTGGGTGTTTGGAAGCTAATCGCCTACCTAACTATATAATTTACCCTccgcctgctgtgtccctgctccagcagctctacCTGTTACCTACCTAACTATATAATGTACCCTCCatctgctctgtccctgctccagcagctctctctGTCACCTACCTAACTATATAATGTACCCTCcacctgctctgtccctgctccagcatctCTCCCTGTCACCCACCTAACTATATAATGTAtcctccacctgctgtgtccctgctccagcagctctctctGTCACCTAACTATATAATGTACCCTCcacctgctctgtccctgctccagcagctccccCTGCCATCTATCTAACTATATAATGTACCCTCcacctgctctgtccctgctccagcagctccccCTGCCATCTAACTATATAATGTACCCTCcacctgctctgtccctgctccagcagctctccctgtcacctaactatataatgtaccctccacctgctctgtccctgctccagcagctctctctGTCACCTACCTAACTATATAATGTACCCTCCACcttctctgtccctgctccagcatctCTCCCTGTCACCCACCTAACGATATAATGTAtcctccacctgctgtgtccctgctccagcagctctccctgtcacctacctaacTATATTATGtaccctccacctgctgtgtccctgctccagaagCTCTCTGTCGCCTACCTAACTATATAATGTACCCTCcacctgctctgtccctgctccagcatctCTCCCTGTCACCCACCTAACTATATAATGTATCCTccgcctgctgtgtccctgctccagcagctctccctgtcacctacctaacTATATTATGTACCCTCTACCTGCTgtatccctgctccagcagctctctgtCACCTACCTAACGATATAATGTACCCTTcacctgctctgtccctgctccagcagctctccctgtcacctacctaactatataatgtaaccctctacctgctctggccctgctccagcagctttcGTTGTCACCTACctaactatataatgtaaccctccacctGGTCTGTACCTGCTTCAGtatctctccctgtcacctacctaactatataatgtaaccctccacctgctctgtccctgctccagcatctctccctgtcacctacctaactatataatgtaccctccacctgcagctctccctgtcacctacctaactatataatgtaccctccacctgctctgtccctgctcctgcatctctccctgtcacctacctaactatataatgtaccctccacctgctctgtccctgatcctgcagctctccctgtcacctacctaactatataatgtaccctccacctgctctgtccctgctcctgcagCTCTCCCTGTCCGCTAACAGACTGCAAGGGAGccgagcatcaggtgacctggctctgtatacacccaggtcacctgatgcagccgtccaatcactgctcagccagCAACCAACACAGCTCCTACATAACAGGACCTCCCAGCACCTTCCTGTATGTTTATTCGCTGATTTAAAGCCGCCAGACATGCAGGGAGGAGACAATCAATTTCATTCAAGCTCCATGTGGTACTCGCTCGAGTATCAAGTATTTTTAAGTACCATGATACTTGAGTGAATAGTGAGCTGAAACGAGTAtactggctcatctctagttatattatACAACGCTCTGTATATACATTCTATATCTACAACAATGAAGTCAGCACTCTCTGGATATATTACAGGAGCAACGTCACTGCCTTCTAGATATAATCCCTGGTATaccatagtgacatcactgctagaTAGAACCCCTGGTATACCATAGTGACATCGCCACTCTAGATATATTAcaccagcagtgacatcaccactctaGATATATTAcaccagcagtgacatcaccactctaTAGATGTTATATTACaccagctgtgacatcaccaccCTCTAGATATGTTATATTacgacagcagtgacatcaccactctcTAGATATGTTATCTTTcaccagcagtgacatcaccactctcTAGATGTTATATTACACCAGAAGCCGCTATATGACCACTGATACACACGCTCTCTATATAATAATAAGTTACGGTATCTGGTGGGTCCTCACCTCGCTCAGGCACCGCTCTCCTCTTCGTCCaccgtcctcctcctcttctccttctgtCGTCTTCTCACGTCTCTTGGGCTTATCATAAGGAGCTGGTGTTTCCTGGAGTTATATTAGTGTCTGCAGGAAACTCATGTAATGTTCTTGTGGTTTCTCCCTGTGTTACACACTACTCACAATatgttagggatatttggctttcGGTGAAAATTATGGAAAACGTAAGACGTTCCAGCtccagtgatattatatcatggggtgtatctcaaacaatttattgaaataaaatcTGTCCCCAGTGGTGTGTGTACCCCTACAACAGGTCAGTCTCTATAAATTGTCATGTgtccttgagcatcaattacagttGATAACgacgccccctgctggtcacaagTCTCCTTATTGTCTGCTAAGGAATGGCAGCTCACTCTTCTTGAAGGGCGGTCCCTTAGGTCATTAAGGTTCTGGGGTACAGCGTTACGAGACTGAGCTCATCCTACAGATTTTCTATAGGATTCAGGTCTGAAGAAAGTGCAGGACCCTTTatgtgaggtccccagtctccagcagccgctccatgtgaggtcccccagtctccagcagcccctccatgtgaggtccctcagtctccagcagccccatgtgaggtcccccagtctccagcagcagccgctccatgtgaggtcccccagtctccagcagcagctccatgtgaggtcccccagtctccagcagtggccgctccatgtgaggtcccccagtacCAGCAgtggccgctccatgtgaggtcccccagtctccagcagccgctccatgtgaggtcccccagtctccagcagccgctccatgtgaggtcccccagtctccagcagccgctccatgtgaggtcccccagtctccagcagccgctccatgtgaggtcccccagtctccagcagtcgctccatgtgaggacccccagtctccagcagccgctccatgtgggGTCccgcagtctccagcagccgttccatgtgaggtcccccagtctccagcagccgttccatgtgatgtccccccagtctccagcagctgctccatgtgatgTCTCCCCAGTCTCcaacagccgctccatgtgaggtcccccattcttcagcagccgctccatgtgaggtcccccagtctccagcagccgctccgtgtgaggtctcccagtctccagcagccgctccatgtgatgtccccccagtctccagcagccgctccatgtgaggtctcccattctccagcagccgctccatgtgaggtcccccggtctccagcagccgctccaggtgaggtcccccagtctccagcagccgctccatgtgaggtcccccagtctccagcagccgctccatgtaaggtcccccagtctccagcagccgctccatgtgaggtccccccagtctccagcagttgCTACATTTGAggttcccccagtctccagcagctgctccatgtgaggtccccgagtccccagcagccactccatgtgaggtcccccagtctccagcagccactccatgtgaggtcccccagtctccagcagccgctccatgtaaagtcccccagtctccagcagccactccatgtaaggtcccccagtcttcagcagccgctccatgtgaggtcccccattcttcagcagccactccatgtgaggtcccccagtctccagcagccgctccatgtgaggtcccccagtctccagcagccgctccatgtgaggtccccccagtctccagcagccgctccatgtgaggtctcccattctccagcagccgctccatgtgaggtcccccggtctccagcagccgctccatgtgaggtccccccgtctccagcagccgctccatgtgaggtcccccagtctccagcagccgctccatgtgaggtcccccagtctccagcagccgctccatgtaaggtcccccagtctccagcagccgctccatctGAGGTCCCCCGAGTCTCCAGCAGTTGctacatgtgaggtcccccagtctccagcagccgctccatgtaaagtcccccagtctccagcagccactccatgtaaggtcccccattctccagcagccgctccatgtgaggtcccccggtctccagcagccgctccatgtgaggtcccccggtctccagcagccgctccatgtgaggtccctgagtccccagcagccgctccatgtgaggtcccccagtctccagcagccgctccatgtaaagtcccccagtctccagcagccactccatgtaaggtcccccagtctccagcagccgctccatgtgaggtcccccagtctccagaagccgctccatgtgaggtcccccagtctacagcagccgctccatgtgaggtcccccagtctccagcagccgctccatgtgaggtcccccagtctccatcagcccctccatgtgaggtccctcagtctccagcagccgctccatgtgaggtcccccagtctccagcagccgctccatgtaaggtcccccagtctccagcagctgctccatgtgaggtccccccagtctccagcagttgctccatgtgaggttcccccagtctccagcagctgctccatgtgaggtccccgagtccccagcagccgctccatgtgaggtcccccagtctccagcagccactccatgtgaggtcccccaatctccagcagccgctccatgtgaggtccccagtctccagcagccgctccatgtgaggtcctccattcttcagcagccactccatgtgaggtcccccagtctccagcagccgctccatgtgaggtcccccagtctccagcagccgctccatgtgaggtccccccagtctccagcagccgctccatgtgaggtctcccattctccagcagccgctccatgtgaggtcccccggtctccagcagccgctccatgtgaggtcccccgtctccagcagccgctccatgtgaggtcccccagtctccagcagccgctccatgtaaggtcccccagtctccagcagccgctccatctGAGGTCCCCCGAGTCTCCAGCAGTTGctacatgtgaggtcccccagtctccagcagccgctccatgtaaagtcccccagtctccagcagccactccatgtaaggtcccccagtctccagcagccgctccatgtgaggtcccccggtctccagcagccgctccatgtaaagtcccccagtctccagcagccactccatgtaaggtcccccagtctccagcagccgctccatgtgaggtcccccggtctccagcagccgctccatgtgaggtcccccggtctccagcagccgctccatgtgaggtccccgagtccccagcagccgctccatgtgaggtcccccagtctccagcagccgctccatgtaaagtcccccagtctccagcagccactccatgtaaggtcccccagtctccagcagccgctccatgtgaggtcccccagtctccagaagccgctccatgtgaggtcccccagtctacagcagccgctccatgtgaggtcccccagtctccagcagccgctccatgtgaggtcccccagtctacatcagcccctccatgtgaggtccctcagtctccagcagccgctccatgtgaggtcccccagtctccatcagccgctccatgtaaggtcccccagtctccagcagccgctccatgtgaggtccccccagtctccagcagttgctccatgtgaggttcccccagtctccagcagctgctccatgtgaggtccccgagtccccagcagccgctccatgtgaggtcccccagtctccagcagccactccatgtgaggtcccccaatctccagcagccgctccatgtgaggtccccagtctccagcagccgctccatgtgaggtcctccagtctccagcagccgctccatgtaaagtcccccagtctccagcagccgctccatgtaaggtcccccagtctccagcagccgctccatataaggtcccccagtctccagcagctgctccatgtgaggtcccccagtctccagcagccattccaTGGGAGGTCTCCCAGTCTcaagcagccgctccatgtgaggtgccccagtctccagcagccgcttcaTGTGAGgtctcccagtctccagcagcagccgctccatgtgaggtctcccagtctccagcagccgctccatgtgaggtcccccagtctccagcagccactccatgtgaggtcccccagtctccagcagccgctccatgtgaggtcccctagtctccagcagccgctccatgtgaggtcccccagtctccagcagcggctccatatgaggtcccccagtctccagcagccgctccatgtgaggtcccccagtctccagcagccg from Dendropsophus ebraccatus isolate aDenEbr1 chromosome 1, aDenEbr1.pat, whole genome shotgun sequence includes these protein-coding regions:
- the GP1BA gene encoding platelet glycoprotein Ib alpha chain — translated: MMRSFLLHCGLISLMVVSRVFSQSSCSTEKNLIKGKEETSCINLGLSTLPLADIPVSTAILILSFNNFKSLSASSFKAFKQLTELEATNNGMSSFDIDIPLMIEELNLANNTLQKLPQVSQLSGLIILQLSHNQITTIPQDAFKGLKKLTRLELQHNSIAILDDEVFEDLHSLKHLDLSYNELRSLPDHLLSQTGDLEILYLSGNWLTEIPDNFFGELELTYVYLENNSWNCNCALKYFKNWLEEDEDRVYEISKEGPTKNQRSVICRDRTPLIDFSMDYCDRRKGDGDAIPVYTKVPAHTEMITTTVLTQWPPTTVSIIGTLIPATQATTMLPTLLPTTRATTMLPTSMPTTQAITMLRTSTQTTQATTMLPTSTPTTQATTMLQSSTPTKQATTMLPTSTPTTPATTILPTSMPTTKATTMLGASMRTTQATTMLPTSTPTTQATTMLPTSTPTTHATTMLPTSTSSAQETIKATVWPSTTPYPTTWMMTNTVEPITSKVPTSPTDKPNTVLIARRSWAKAFGMKWLEKVILENCCLLHLIIYGLCIFLLLVWMVITTGCLLWIYCCNQDLLRWLPGIRLIRYSMREPMSDEEILLVNNGAIESHFRDQSSSGVTKMLVLESSTRKQEIIYTSAIL